In the Streptomyces sp. cg36 genome, one interval contains:
- a CDS encoding MarR family winged helix-turn-helix transcriptional regulator — translation MDEGLAELLYRVVMLMGEAARRRADPDQRLSHSQLRLLGTLEEIQPATQHQLAEALALSDPAISRALRPLEAEGYVTIAVDPAHRRRRLVSLTPMGQDTFLAEGKPLEEELRTALVQAGFPYERYLADTYRLAELLTPAQPRRATTTRRPDDTPEPDGAGPV, via the coding sequence ATGGACGAAGGACTGGCAGAGCTTCTCTACCGCGTGGTCATGCTGATGGGCGAGGCGGCCAGGCGCCGCGCCGACCCCGACCAGCGCCTCTCCCACAGCCAACTGCGGTTGCTGGGAACCCTTGAGGAGATCCAGCCCGCCACACAGCACCAGCTCGCCGAGGCCCTGGCCCTGTCCGACCCCGCCATCAGCCGCGCCCTGCGCCCACTGGAAGCGGAGGGGTATGTGACGATCGCCGTCGACCCCGCCCATCGGCGCCGACGCCTGGTCTCCCTCACGCCAATGGGCCAGGACACCTTCCTGGCCGAGGGCAAGCCGCTGGAGGAGGAGCTCCGCACCGCCCTCGTGCAGGCCGGTTTCCCGTACGAGCGCTACCTCGCGGACACCTACCGGCTCGCCGAACTGCTGACACCCGCGCAACCACGGCGCGCGACCACGACCCGGCGGCCGGACGACACACCGGAACCGGATGGGGCGGGACCGGTATGA
- a CDS encoding GNAT family N-acetyltransferase translates to MNDLRVQTVDDDASIRDWQYVHNVIIPGDELSLDDVRTRTGRNLMEVVYVGDALVGCTTVRPPTMDNGATATVIVRVLPEHRRRGLGARLYERALGQARALDAEVIETVVLASNPDGLRFAERHGFIELERYLLREGDTVPWIDLRLS, encoded by the coding sequence ATGAACGACCTTCGTGTTCAAACGGTGGACGACGACGCCTCGATCCGCGATTGGCAGTACGTCCACAACGTGATCATCCCCGGCGATGAACTGTCACTCGACGACGTCCGGACCCGCACTGGCCGCAACCTCATGGAGGTCGTCTACGTCGGCGACGCCCTGGTCGGCTGCACCACCGTCCGCCCACCCACCATGGACAACGGCGCCACCGCAACGGTCATCGTCCGGGTCCTGCCCGAACACCGCCGCCGCGGCCTCGGCGCTCGACTTTACGAGCGCGCCCTGGGCCAGGCCCGCGCGCTGGACGCCGAGGTGATCGAGACCGTGGTGCTGGCGTCCAACCCGGACGGGCTGCGCTTCGCCGAACGGCATGGGTTCATCGAGCTCGAACGCTATCTGCTGCGCGAGGGCGATACCGTGCCGTGGATCGATCTGCGTCTGAGCTGA
- a CDS encoding DUF6790 family protein produces MDNLPYAVQTTFPLLFMLVPALGAMLSCRRRGPDRSTAEIWQRWWAVGALGIGSLYVTISFLAAPTVMADTIGFAHSPFQFEIAFANLGLAVLGFRAASAPPRERLTSGLAAAAFLWGAAVGHVYQWFAHGDHSAGNTGGILANDVLIPAVMIALAARDVRRSGSGRNHTAHPAA; encoded by the coding sequence ATGGACAACCTCCCGTACGCTGTTCAGACCACGTTTCCGCTGCTCTTCATGCTGGTGCCCGCCCTCGGGGCCATGCTGAGCTGCCGTCGCCGCGGCCCGGACCGATCGACGGCGGAGATCTGGCAGCGGTGGTGGGCCGTAGGTGCTCTCGGCATCGGAAGCCTGTATGTCACGATCTCGTTCCTGGCGGCCCCGACCGTCATGGCCGACACCATCGGCTTCGCCCACTCGCCGTTCCAGTTCGAGATCGCCTTCGCCAACCTCGGCCTCGCCGTGCTGGGCTTCCGCGCCGCGTCCGCGCCACCCCGCGAGCGCCTCACGAGCGGGCTGGCGGCTGCCGCGTTTCTTTGGGGAGCCGCCGTCGGGCACGTCTACCAGTGGTTCGCCCACGGTGACCACTCCGCCGGAAACACGGGTGGCATTCTGGCCAACGACGTCCTCATTCCCGCCGTCATGATCGCCCTGGCCGCCCGGGACGTCCGCCGATCCGGCTCGGGCCGCAACCACACCGCCCACCCGGCCGCCTGA
- a CDS encoding lantibiotic dehydratase, translating into MLPEPVFRGLPDLLIRLAVAPASAAEPVSAAPPSASRADRDAQLRRLLADPVLREAIEVSSGSLTHTLERLERGEALDDRALERALHSATRYLLRMAQRPTPFGLQAGVAAATPGERACFRLGGAHRKGVWPDAEWAARVADARLKDPSARGTVRVITSNLCTERGARLVLPSTRTPGERGTDLATGEIAVARSKLTDHLLRTARAPITLAELVDDATRRFPQAPAGALDRAVDTLVAEGFLLCDGRPRQHDTADAVAALAPEAATCLRAYADAPLGTGQQAWRAAVGALDAIAPHGTRQPLHVVLAMDAEVTVPAEVVAEAERAATALWRMAPQTRGPLHLTQYHKEFLERYGAERLVPVQELLDPVTGLGAPAGYLLPPSARSDVEVRSARERDDLLGDLVSRAFHAGRDEIVLDEETVAALSFDDIHSRPPALDLFGQLHAADCDALSDGDFTLVLGPACGSHSAGAISGRFWEVTGSGPVVRPVLGSRAGREEPVAARLVFRPVLPRSANISRVPLPGLPKIVVGEFDDTADPTGSESIPLDDLAVRASFEGFQLLRRSSGQQIAVVVPHALDLSTSAPNIARFLAESQHVGLHAWTPWYWGRLEVLPHLPRVRYGRSVLNPARWRPTPQLADAAQEPARWPAALDEWRCAFRVPEHVLVAVSDKRLDVDLTHHLHRELFRHELARRPDLAVFESVGDRHNRFGWSAGHANEIVFPLVPRADGPVPSPAPRIAARPRHDRPTHHIGGAWLSAKLLTPPPEHEHLLTRELPVLLGELDESVRSWHFVRYADPEPHLRLRVEAREGAGSTDLLPAFHDWTRRLYAEGLIRDASLHTFAPEAERYGGDQALASALEVFHTDSVVVVTQLQHTVRGRLRTAREVLAAATCADLLKAALGGSWADWALNRLTWPATATVRPYRREAMALIDPDATTGTWPDHPGLQGLRDAWAHRAAAMAAHARAIDETGPGTAVRDRALSGVLHMHVNRALGLTREGESLTYAVLRDSIRSHRARTNHLRTDRIGHQRRAGA; encoded by the coding sequence GTGTTGCCTGAGCCCGTCTTTCGTGGCCTGCCGGACCTGTTGATCCGGCTCGCCGTCGCCCCCGCGTCCGCCGCGGAGCCGGTCTCCGCCGCGCCACCGTCGGCGTCCCGCGCGGACCGTGACGCCCAGCTGCGCCGACTGCTCGCCGATCCGGTGCTGCGCGAGGCGATCGAGGTGTCCAGCGGCTCGCTGACGCACACGCTGGAGCGGCTGGAGCGCGGCGAGGCCCTCGACGACCGCGCGCTGGAGCGGGCCCTGCATTCCGCGACCCGGTATCTCCTGCGGATGGCCCAGCGCCCCACCCCGTTCGGCCTGCAAGCCGGAGTGGCGGCGGCCACGCCAGGTGAGCGGGCGTGTTTCCGGCTCGGCGGGGCGCACCGCAAAGGGGTGTGGCCCGACGCCGAGTGGGCCGCCCGGGTGGCCGACGCCCGTCTGAAGGACCCCTCGGCACGCGGCACGGTACGGGTCATCACCAGCAACCTGTGCACCGAGCGCGGCGCCCGGCTCGTCCTGCCGAGCACCCGCACGCCCGGCGAGCGCGGCACCGATCTCGCCACCGGCGAGATCGCCGTCGCCCGCAGCAAGCTCACCGACCATCTGCTGCGCACCGCCCGCGCGCCGATCACTCTCGCGGAACTCGTGGACGACGCCACCCGCCGTTTCCCGCAGGCCCCGGCCGGTGCCCTCGACCGTGCCGTCGACACCCTGGTCGCCGAGGGCTTCCTGCTGTGCGACGGCCGCCCGCGCCAACACGACACCGCGGACGCCGTGGCCGCCCTCGCACCAGAGGCGGCCACATGCCTGCGGGCCTATGCCGATGCGCCGTTGGGCACGGGGCAGCAGGCGTGGCGGGCCGCCGTGGGCGCGCTGGACGCCATCGCGCCGCACGGCACCCGCCAGCCCCTCCACGTCGTCCTGGCCATGGACGCCGAGGTGACCGTGCCCGCCGAGGTCGTGGCCGAGGCCGAGCGCGCGGCGACCGCGCTGTGGCGGATGGCGCCCCAAACGCGCGGCCCCCTGCATCTGACGCAGTATCACAAGGAGTTCCTGGAGCGGTACGGAGCCGAGCGGCTCGTCCCCGTACAGGAACTGCTCGACCCGGTGACCGGCCTCGGCGCTCCGGCCGGGTATCTGCTGCCGCCTTCCGCACGATCCGACGTCGAGGTGCGGTCCGCACGCGAGCGCGACGACCTGCTGGGCGACCTGGTCTCGCGGGCCTTCCACGCGGGCCGGGACGAGATCGTCCTGGACGAGGAGACCGTGGCCGCCCTCTCCTTCGACGACATCCACAGCCGCCCGCCCGCCCTCGACCTGTTCGGCCAACTCCACGCCGCCGACTGCGACGCGCTCTCCGACGGGGACTTCACCCTGGTCCTCGGACCCGCCTGCGGCTCCCACAGCGCCGGGGCCATCTCGGGGCGGTTCTGGGAGGTGACGGGAAGCGGCCCGGTCGTGCGTCCGGTGCTGGGTTCGCGGGCCGGCCGCGAGGAGCCGGTGGCGGCGCGGCTCGTCTTCCGGCCCGTGCTGCCCCGATCGGCCAACATCTCCCGGGTCCCGCTGCCGGGCCTGCCCAAGATCGTGGTCGGGGAGTTCGACGACACCGCCGATCCCACCGGGTCCGAGTCGATACCCCTCGACGACCTGGCCGTACGCGCGAGCTTCGAGGGCTTCCAGCTGCTGCGCCGCTCCAGCGGCCAGCAGATCGCCGTCGTCGTGCCGCACGCACTCGACCTGTCCACCTCGGCCCCCAACATCGCCCGGTTCCTGGCCGAGTCGCAGCACGTGGGTCTGCACGCCTGGACCCCGTGGTACTGGGGCCGTCTGGAGGTCCTGCCCCATCTGCCACGGGTCCGCTACGGCAGGAGCGTCCTCAACCCGGCGCGCTGGCGTCCCACCCCGCAGCTCGCCGACGCGGCCCAGGAGCCGGCCCGCTGGCCCGCCGCCCTGGACGAGTGGCGGTGCGCCTTCCGCGTACCCGAACACGTCCTGGTCGCCGTCTCCGACAAACGCCTCGACGTGGACCTCACCCACCACCTGCACCGCGAACTGTTCCGCCACGAACTGGCGCGCCGCCCGGACCTGGCGGTGTTCGAGTCGGTGGGCGACCGGCACAACCGGTTCGGCTGGTCCGCAGGTCACGCCAACGAGATCGTGTTCCCCCTGGTGCCCCGCGCCGACGGGCCCGTACCCAGCCCGGCGCCCCGCATCGCGGCACGGCCCCGGCACGACAGGCCCACCCACCACATCGGGGGCGCCTGGCTGTCCGCGAAACTCCTCACCCCGCCGCCCGAGCACGAGCACCTCCTCACCCGTGAACTGCCCGTCCTGCTGGGCGAGTTGGACGAGTCGGTCAGAAGCTGGCACTTCGTGCGGTACGCCGACCCGGAACCGCACCTCAGACTCCGCGTCGAGGCACGCGAGGGCGCGGGATCCACCGATCTGCTGCCCGCCTTCCACGACTGGACCCGCCGCCTGTACGCGGAGGGGCTCATCCGTGACGCATCCCTGCACACCTTCGCCCCCGAAGCCGAACGGTACGGCGGCGACCAGGCCCTGGCGAGCGCCCTGGAGGTGTTCCACACCGACAGCGTGGTCGTCGTCACCCAGCTCCAGCACACGGTTCGCGGACGGCTGCGCACGGCACGCGAAGTGCTGGCCGCCGCCACCTGCGCCGACCTCCTCAAGGCCGCACTCGGCGGCTCATGGGCCGACTGGGCGCTGAACCGGCTCACCTGGCCGGCGACCGCGACCGTACGCCCCTACCGCCGCGAGGCCATGGCGCTCATCGACCCGGACGCCACCACCGGCACCTGGCCCGACCATCCCGGTCTGCAAGGGCTGCGCGACGCCTGGGCGCACCGGGCGGCGGCGATGGCCGCCCACGCGCGGGCCATCGACGAGACCGGGCCGGGCACAGCCGTGCGCGACCGCGCGCTCAGCGGCGTCCTGCACATGCATGTGAACCGCGCCCTGGGCCTGACCCGGGAGGGGGAGAGCCTGACCTACGCCGTACTGCGCGACAGCATCCGCTCGCACCGCGCCCGGACGAACCACCTCCGCACGGACCGTATCGGCCACCAGAGGAGGGCCGGGGCATGA
- a CDS encoding transglycosylase SLT domain-containing protein yields MSAAGVVAIVTTATLTLNTAPPAAAAPHPAITPQVSSRVMDRWIGNALTIMRSKHIPGSYAGILRNIKRESGGNPRAVNNWDSNARAGTPSKGLLQIIDPTFRRYHIAGTAWDIFEPVANITAACNYAAHTYGSIDNVNSGY; encoded by the coding sequence ATGTCCGCAGCCGGTGTCGTCGCCATCGTCACGACGGCGACACTCACCCTGAACACCGCTCCCCCGGCCGCCGCTGCCCCCCATCCCGCAATCACACCGCAGGTGTCCTCCCGCGTCATGGACCGGTGGATCGGCAATGCGCTGACCATCATGAGGTCCAAGCACATCCCCGGGTCCTACGCCGGCATCCTGCGCAACATCAAACGCGAGTCGGGAGGCAACCCCAGGGCCGTCAACAACTGGGACTCCAACGCCCGCGCCGGCACCCCCTCCAAGGGGCTGCTCCAGATCATCGATCCCACGTTCCGCAGGTACCACATCGCCGGAACGGCGTGGGACATCTTCGAACCCGTGGCCAACATCACCGCGGCCTGCAACTACGCCGCTCACACCTACGGTTCCATCGACAACGTCAACTCCGGTTACTGA
- a CDS encoding ABC transporter ATP-binding protein, translating to MQRIGRGGRRGSGAGDEQCGDGSASERELFGSRLRLDGGYTAHELAGAHARTFSVLAGLPSFLRASAVLAWEAGRGRAAALAVVEVTRGGIAALGLVAANALLMRLFAGGDVGDRLREALPSMGWLLAMAALTTALAAASTTLSGGLEPQVERRAMLRLLRRTARVELAAMESGDFQRLLHSAQRGTVAARQMTKNSLQVLHALVVFASAAVVLTALHPVLLPLLLAAALPKGWGAARSARRSYRSTQTWLEQARRNQVLAHLLLDRASAPELRVHGAAEYLVESFDRMSREAAGEQARLSRAAAATTALASACAGLAAAGVYGLLVLMVMGDWIPLAAAGTAAIAVRTATAQLDSLVQQVNFIYEQALFYADLETACRTADERRMPQGGQPVRAAPAVISLSEVSFRYAGVAAPALDGVSLEITKGQIVALVGPNGAGKTTLSRLLCGLYTPERGSVRWDGRDLRSLRRADIHERIALVSQTFTQWPFTARTNIAIGRPRARTDTARLVRAAADSGFADVVERLPQGWETLLAPEFVGGVELSGGQWQRVALARAAFRDADILVYDEPTAALDPQTEIEFFDRIRELACGGQTVVLVTHRLASVRHADQIFFLDQGRLAESGSFTELLEREGRFARLYRMQAEQYAAVPRSRADTAVSPADSAPASAQESQKEGNRVA from the coding sequence ATGCAACGCATTGGCAGGGGCGGACGGCGCGGGTCCGGGGCCGGCGACGAACAGTGCGGGGACGGGTCCGCGAGCGAGCGGGAGCTGTTCGGGTCCCGGCTGCGGCTGGACGGTGGCTACACCGCCCACGAACTGGCCGGAGCGCACGCGCGCACCTTCTCCGTGCTCGCGGGGCTGCCCTCGTTCCTGCGGGCGTCGGCCGTGCTGGCCTGGGAGGCCGGGCGCGGCCGGGCCGCTGCCCTGGCCGTCGTCGAGGTGACCCGTGGCGGCATCGCGGCGCTGGGGCTGGTGGCCGCCAACGCCCTGCTGATGCGGCTGTTCGCGGGCGGTGACGTGGGGGACCGGCTGAGAGAGGCGCTGCCCTCGATGGGGTGGCTGCTCGCGATGGCCGCGCTCACGACCGCTTTGGCCGCCGCCTCGACGACGCTGTCGGGCGGCCTGGAGCCCCAGGTCGAGCGCCGGGCGATGCTCCGGTTGCTGCGCCGGACCGCGCGGGTGGAACTCGCGGCCATGGAGTCGGGCGACTTCCAGCGGCTGCTGCACTCCGCGCAGCGCGGCACGGTGGCCGCGCGGCAGATGACCAAGAACAGCCTCCAGGTCCTGCACGCCCTGGTGGTGTTCGCCTCCGCCGCCGTGGTGCTGACCGCCCTGCACCCCGTACTGCTCCCGCTGCTGCTGGCCGCCGCGCTGCCCAAGGGGTGGGGAGCGGCCCGTTCGGCCCGGCGTTCCTACCGCTCCACCCAGACGTGGCTGGAGCAGGCCCGCCGCAACCAAGTGCTCGCGCACCTGCTGCTCGACCGGGCGAGCGCCCCGGAGCTGCGGGTGCACGGGGCGGCGGAGTACCTGGTGGAGTCCTTCGACCGCATGTCGCGAGAGGCGGCCGGGGAGCAGGCCCGCCTGTCCCGGGCCGCCGCGGCCACCACGGCGCTGGCGAGCGCGTGCGCCGGGCTCGCGGCGGCCGGGGTGTACGGGCTCTTGGTCCTCATGGTGATGGGGGACTGGATCCCGCTGGCGGCGGCCGGGACCGCCGCGATCGCGGTCCGCACGGCCACCGCGCAACTGGACTCGCTCGTCCAGCAGGTCAATTTCATCTACGAACAGGCCCTTTTCTACGCGGACTTGGAGACGGCCTGCCGTACCGCCGACGAGCGTCGGATGCCCCAGGGCGGTCAGCCGGTACGGGCGGCGCCCGCGGTCATCAGTCTCAGCGAGGTGTCCTTCCGTTACGCGGGCGTGGCCGCGCCGGCCCTGGACGGGGTGTCCCTGGAGATCACCAAGGGGCAGATCGTGGCGCTGGTCGGGCCGAACGGGGCGGGCAAGACGACGCTGTCCCGGCTGCTGTGCGGGCTGTACACCCCCGAGCGTGGCAGCGTCCGCTGGGACGGCCGTGATCTGCGCTCCCTGCGCCGCGCCGACATCCACGAACGGATCGCCCTGGTCTCGCAGACCTTCACCCAGTGGCCGTTCACCGCCCGTACCAACATCGCCATCGGGCGCCCGCGGGCCCGTACCGACACCGCGCGGCTGGTGCGCGCCGCGGCCGACAGCGGGTTCGCGGACGTCGTCGAGCGGCTGCCGCAGGGCTGGGAGACGCTGCTGGCCCCCGAGTTCGTCGGCGGTGTCGAGTTGTCCGGCGGCCAGTGGCAGCGCGTGGCCCTGGCGCGCGCCGCCTTCCGCGACGCCGACATCCTCGTCTACGACGAACCGACCGCCGCCCTGGACCCCCAAACCGAGATCGAGTTCTTCGACCGCATCCGTGAGCTCGCCTGTGGCGGGCAGACCGTCGTCCTGGTCACCCACCGGCTGGCGTCCGTGCGCCACGCCGACCAGATTTTCTTCCTCGACCAGGGGCGGCTGGCCGAATCCGGATCGTTCACCGAACTGCTGGAGCGCGAGGGCCGGTTCGCCCGGCTGTACCGGATGCAGGCGGAGCAGTACGCCGCCGTGCCCCGCTCCCGGGCCGACACAGCCGTGTCACCCGCGGACAGCGCACCCGCATCAGCCCAGGAATCCCAGAAGGAAGGGAACCGTGTTGCCTGA
- a CDS encoding peptidase inhibitor family I36 protein, producing the protein MNRASQTLATGMLTAVLLSGGAAAADQQTPAGPHAWSDCPRATWCMWDGDNAVGDIYSDSNEPKYNPDLTEYGWNDRANSVVNNSTRNICVYWDKNYGGNYVRIAAGGKVNLPVSWRNRVSSYRQLPSGVSSCVYD; encoded by the coding sequence ATGAACAGGGCTTCCCAGACACTCGCCACCGGCATGCTGACCGCTGTCCTTCTGTCGGGCGGTGCAGCCGCGGCGGACCAGCAGACGCCCGCGGGACCGCACGCGTGGTCGGACTGTCCGCGGGCCACCTGGTGCATGTGGGACGGAGACAACGCCGTCGGCGACATCTACAGCGACTCCAACGAGCCCAAGTACAACCCGGACCTCACGGAGTACGGATGGAACGACCGGGCCAACTCCGTCGTGAACAATTCCACTCGGAACATCTGCGTCTACTGGGACAAGAACTACGGCGGCAATTACGTGCGCATCGCAGCCGGGGGCAAGGTGAACCTCCCGGTCTCCTGGCGCAACCGCGTGAGTTCGTACCGCCAACTACCTTCCGGTGTCAGTAGTTGCGTGTACGACTGA
- a CDS encoding lanthionine synthetase C family protein, protein MTTATRAAQEVQDIAQRLRDPDHVRAVMAAQDAATPPPGGEPVATWSPTSLASGYPALALFYGELARHDSAYRGTTHRYLGLAVDALRRAPHHNGLYSGFGAVAFAAECAAHGTSDYTSLRGTLRTSLGSAARTALARETRRLDDGVPADGFRAWDLITGLTGLGCCLLTQGDPDTEALHGVLTALVRLTDPLVVDGTPFPGWWVTSQPSSVPQPAFRGGHANLGLAHGILGPLALLSLAWEQGHRVARQEEAVHTVMEFFAQAEERDEEGPYWPRCLPRTRFTASAAGPPTVATTASPLPGPSWCYGTPSLAHTFHLAARAFARPDWSARAGEALRAMLRRPHEAGAVIEPGLCHGWSGIEHVMRCLHTHSPDPEVAEAANAAGACLRAARDPEAPFLYPVPNPRLGRSYHLPGFLGGTAGIGLALLAGENAQRAHTPWQRALLLG, encoded by the coding sequence ATGACGACCGCGACCCGCGCGGCCCAGGAAGTCCAGGACATCGCTCAGCGGCTGCGCGACCCCGACCACGTGCGGGCGGTCATGGCCGCGCAGGACGCCGCGACACCCCCGCCCGGCGGCGAACCGGTCGCCACCTGGAGCCCCACCTCCCTGGCCTCCGGCTACCCCGCGCTCGCCCTCTTCTACGGCGAACTGGCACGCCACGACTCCGCCTACCGGGGCACCACCCACCGCTACCTGGGCCTCGCGGTCGACGCGCTGCGCAGGGCACCGCACCACAACGGCCTCTACAGCGGCTTCGGCGCGGTGGCCTTCGCCGCCGAATGCGCCGCCCACGGCACCTCCGACTACACGTCCCTGCGCGGCACACTGCGTACGAGCCTGGGCTCGGCCGCCCGCACGGCCCTGGCCCGGGAGACGCGCCGCCTGGACGACGGCGTTCCCGCCGACGGCTTCCGCGCGTGGGATCTCATCACCGGCCTGACCGGACTGGGCTGCTGCCTGCTGACCCAGGGGGACCCGGACACCGAGGCCCTGCACGGAGTGCTCACGGCTCTGGTGCGGCTGACCGATCCGCTGGTCGTCGACGGCACACCCTTCCCCGGCTGGTGGGTCACCTCCCAGCCCTCGTCCGTGCCGCAGCCCGCCTTCCGCGGCGGTCACGCCAACCTCGGCCTGGCCCACGGCATCCTCGGTCCGCTCGCCCTGCTCAGCCTCGCCTGGGAGCAGGGGCATCGCGTAGCGCGGCAGGAGGAGGCGGTCCACACGGTGATGGAGTTCTTCGCGCAGGCGGAGGAGCGGGACGAGGAAGGACCGTACTGGCCGCGCTGTCTGCCCCGCACCCGCTTCACCGCCTCCGCCGCCGGGCCGCCGACTGTTGCCACCACCGCTTCCCCGCTGCCCGGCCCGTCCTGGTGCTACGGCACCCCCAGCCTCGCCCACACCTTCCACCTCGCGGCCCGCGCCTTCGCCCGCCCCGACTGGTCCGCGCGGGCAGGCGAGGCGCTGCGCGCGATGCTGCGGCGCCCGCACGAGGCGGGCGCGGTCATCGAACCGGGGCTGTGCCACGGCTGGTCCGGAATCGAGCACGTCATGCGCTGCCTGCACACCCATAGCCCCGACCCGGAGGTGGCCGAGGCGGCCAACGCTGCCGGGGCGTGTCTCCGGGCCGCCCGCGATCCCGAAGCGCCGTTCCTCTACCCCGTCCCCAACCCCCGCCTGGGCCGCAGCTACCACCTGCCCGGCTTCCTGGGCGGCACCGCCGGAATCGGCCTGGCCCTGCTGGCCGGCGAGAACGCGCAGCGCGCCCACACGCCGTGGCAACGGGCGCTGCTGCTGGGGTGA